From a region of the Hemitrygon akajei chromosome 16, sHemAka1.3, whole genome shotgun sequence genome:
- the crb3a gene encoding protein crumbs homolog 3a has translation MEQLQRLLVLTLLGVAMFGKSFAANTTTSNVTTPAKSETPIAAIVAPCVIGGVLLIAIILTVVIIKVKGKRREEGTYNPSQQEQIGTRTQINHGLKLPPEERLI, from the exons ATGGAACAGTTGCAACGTCTTCTAGTTCTTACTCTGCTGGGTGTAGCAATGTTTGGCAAGAGCTTTGCAG CAAACACCACGACTTCAAATGTCACAACACCAGCGAAATCTGAAACACCG ATCGCTGCCATCGTGGCTCCTTGTGTGATCGGGGGTGTTCTGCTCATTGCGATCATCCTTACTGTAGTTATCATAAAGGTGAAGGGAAAGCGCAGGGAAGAGGGTACATACAACCCAAGCCAACAGGAGCAGATTGGAACACGGACACAGATCAACCACGGGCTGAAGCTGCCACCCGAGGAGCGACTCATCTAG